Proteins from a single region of Paenibacillus sp. BIHB 4019:
- a CDS encoding helix-turn-helix domain-containing protein produces the protein MDWEAHIERWSRAAVRLLDIRQYSVEKGTVPERFVAHTGFFVVTTHGEARVSLSGTVYLTQPLHILHGGKDAELDFMPLGNDFACYLLLYKAESESLEDGESFHIPYAFTPYASLPLQEKCQTMHYLWQQATPMDKLQAQSVFLPFVYEVMRQIRTLAMENSRPNLVTEAIHYIQEHYREAITAEELAGIYSCSASYLSRLFKNQIGAGPIEYLIHVRIHKSKQLLLRSEARIQEIASSVGYADVYYFSRLFKKHTGCSPLQFREDNRRAVQNNPLRLLKSSIVTPKLVSHNENEICYQCNGEGDTSMFRFSRPAFGAMLLLCTALLLNACQTGSNTGSNTGAAESQPASAGVATESAAAETRIYEHLKGKTEIPVKPQRVVSLFHLGELMAIGVKPVGATTYILNNSLLNDTSGIEDVGVPPDAEKILSLEPDLIVTTAPFAEAVDGGYEALSQIAPTIVVEQYNDPIKDVEMFGDILGKQEEAKQWNEAFATKIADYKEKITPFIGADETFSILNVRPDAVLVYGDTNMGGNILYKYLGLKPTEKVKTDVINGDTWEISTEVIPDFIGDRLLLAVNEGAEEELKKVEKLIQNSPAGKAGKIYNIDFNQFLFSDPISVEKQLDIIVNLLLESNK, from the coding sequence ATGGATTGGGAAGCCCACATCGAACGGTGGAGCCGGGCCGCAGTTAGACTGCTGGATATTCGGCAGTACAGTGTAGAGAAAGGAACGGTTCCTGAGCGCTTTGTGGCGCATACGGGCTTTTTCGTAGTTACTACCCATGGAGAGGCAAGAGTGAGTCTGTCGGGAACGGTCTATCTCACCCAGCCCCTTCACATTTTGCACGGAGGGAAGGATGCGGAGCTGGATTTTATGCCGCTAGGGAACGACTTTGCCTGCTATTTGCTTCTGTATAAAGCCGAGAGTGAATCGTTGGAGGATGGGGAGAGCTTCCATATACCGTATGCATTCACTCCTTATGCGTCGCTGCCTCTGCAGGAAAAGTGCCAAACCATGCATTACTTATGGCAGCAGGCAACCCCGATGGACAAGTTGCAGGCACAGTCGGTTTTTCTTCCGTTTGTGTATGAGGTTATGCGGCAAATCCGCACGCTGGCCATGGAAAACAGCAGGCCGAACTTGGTAACCGAGGCGATTCACTATATTCAAGAGCATTACAGGGAAGCCATTACTGCCGAGGAATTGGCCGGGATTTACAGCTGCAGCGCGAGCTACTTGTCTCGCTTGTTCAAAAACCAGATTGGAGCCGGCCCGATTGAATATCTGATTCATGTACGCATTCACAAATCAAAGCAGCTTTTGCTGAGATCGGAGGCTCGTATCCAGGAAATAGCTAGCAGCGTTGGCTATGCGGATGTTTATTATTTTAGCCGCTTATTCAAGAAGCATACGGGCTGCTCTCCGCTTCAATTTCGGGAGGACAATCGGCGGGCTGTTCAGAATAATCCATTACGTCTGTTAAAATCGTCTATTGTAACCCCAAAGCTTGTTTCCCATAATGAGAATGAGATTTGTTATCAATGCAATGGGGAAGGGGACACATCCATGTTTAGATTTTCAAGACCCGCGTTCGGAGCAATGCTGCTATTATGCACAGCCTTGCTGCTGAATGCTTGTCAGACTGGCAGCAATACAGGCAGCAATACAGGGGCAGCGGAATCCCAGCCTGCTTCAGCGGGTGTCGCTACAGAAAGCGCAGCTGCAGAAACACGCATTTACGAGCATTTGAAGGGCAAAACAGAAATTCCTGTGAAGCCTCAACGGGTGGTCAGCCTCTTTCATTTGGGTGAGCTGATGGCAATTGGGGTAAAGCCGGTAGGGGCAACCACCTACATTTTGAATAATTCGTTATTAAATGATACTTCCGGTATCGAAGATGTTGGAGTTCCGCCTGATGCGGAGAAGATTCTTTCGCTTGAGCCTGACCTGATTGTTACAACGGCACCGTTCGCAGAGGCAGTAGATGGCGGGTACGAAGCACTGAGCCAGATCGCGCCAACCATTGTTGTCGAACAATATAACGATCCGATTAAGGATGTCGAAATGTTTGGCGATATTCTCGGCAAGCAAGAGGAAGCCAAGCAATGGAATGAAGCATTTGCGACAAAAATAGCCGATTACAAGGAGAAGATTACCCCGTTTATTGGAGCGGATGAAACCTTCTCGATTTTAAATGTACGTCCTGATGCCGTTCTTGTTTATGGAGATACGAATATGGGAGGCAATATTCTTTACAAGTACCTTGGTTTGAAGCCAACCGAAAAAGTGAAAACAGACGTTATTAATGGCGATACGTGGGAAATATCTACCGAGGTCATTCCTGATTTTATAGGCGATCGACTATTGTTGGCTGTAAATGAAGGGGCAGAGGAAGAACTGAAGAAGGTGGAGAAGCTTATTCAAAATTCCCCAGCAGGGAAAGCAGGAAAGATCTACAATATTGATTTCAATCAATTTCTTTTCAGTGATCCGATTTCAGTAGAAAAACAGTTGGACATCATTGTTAACTTGCTGCTTGAAAGCAACAAATAA
- a CDS encoding Gfo/Idh/MocA family oxidoreductase produces MMGRKVKYKGVIIGAGHFSDVQLEAWQSVSDAEMVAIYDIDAAKADQLASKYEMLSFHDFDQMIREVNPDFIDICTPPASHFEYVRFAVDLGLPVLCQKPLAPTLSESEELVRYAAERNVPLMVNENWRWQPWYRHIKRVLEEGQLGEIFYANFAMRPGDGWGESPYPVQPYFREMERFLMFETGIHFIDTFRFLFGEISSVYCQSRRINPVIRGEDLSIMFANFSSGMVAVYDANRVAYTPINRSPTYGNMVIEGTEGKLRLDEEGRIFLINRGGTETEFVYEIPSGYKGGSAIATQRHFVDCLAEGRGFETSGSDYLTNMRILFSCYDSMQHKGNVAL; encoded by the coding sequence ATGATGGGGAGAAAAGTGAAATACAAAGGCGTTATTATTGGCGCTGGCCATTTTTCCGATGTACAGCTGGAAGCTTGGCAATCCGTTAGCGATGCTGAAATGGTGGCGATCTACGACATTGATGCTGCGAAGGCGGATCAGCTTGCCAGCAAATATGAAATGCTGAGTTTTCATGATTTTGACCAGATGATCAGGGAGGTAAACCCGGATTTTATTGATATTTGCACACCGCCTGCTTCGCATTTCGAGTATGTTCGATTTGCTGTAGATTTGGGGCTGCCTGTGCTGTGCCAAAAACCGCTCGCGCCCACCTTATCGGAAAGCGAAGAGCTCGTACGTTATGCAGCAGAACGCAATGTGCCTCTTATGGTGAATGAAAATTGGCGGTGGCAGCCCTGGTATCGCCACATTAAGAGGGTTTTGGAAGAGGGGCAGCTTGGTGAAATTTTTTATGCCAACTTTGCTATGCGCCCAGGAGATGGCTGGGGGGAGAGCCCGTACCCTGTTCAGCCGTATTTCAGGGAGATGGAACGGTTTCTGATGTTCGAGACGGGTATCCACTTTATCGATACTTTCCGGTTTTTATTTGGAGAGATCAGCAGCGTATACTGTCAATCGCGCCGGATTAACCCGGTCATACGCGGCGAAGATTTGTCAATTATGTTCGCGAATTTTTCTAGTGGGATGGTTGCCGTCTATGATGCCAATCGGGTCGCTTATACCCCTATCAATCGTTCCCCGACCTACGGGAATATGGTCATCGAGGGGACGGAAGGCAAGCTTCGCCTTGACGAGGAAGGGAGGATATTTTTAATCAACAGGGGCGGCACTGAAACAGAATTTGTATATGAGATCCCTAGTGGGTATAAGGGAGGCAGCGCAATAGCCACTCAGCGGCACTTTGTAGATTGTCTTGCAGAGGGCAGAGGGTTTGAAACGTCTGGTTCTGATTATTTGACCAATATGAGAATTTTGTTCTCGTGTTACGATTCCATGCAGCATAAAGGAAATGTCGCGTTATAA
- a CDS encoding class II aldolase/adducin family protein, with product MNELESRRNEIKQQLCQLGQYMLNRELAWGNSGNISARLSDNKMIITGSGTDMGQLSPPDLVQVDIESREWEGTLKPSKEIPMHAEIYKHRPDAQAILHASPFWSTMMSCTNISYKSELFVESMYYLERVAYVDYFHPGSHELGAAVGKKSEDANIIILKNHGVIVFDSSIKEARMALETLEMVSRMIITAQIGGISLQALSSEVSADFLNNAGYKPRRTY from the coding sequence ATGAATGAGTTGGAAAGTAGAAGGAATGAAATAAAACAGCAGCTGTGCCAATTGGGCCAATATATGCTGAATAGGGAGCTGGCATGGGGCAATTCCGGCAATATTAGCGCTCGCCTTTCTGACAATAAAATGATTATTACAGGATCTGGAACCGATATGGGGCAGTTGTCGCCGCCGGATCTTGTCCAAGTGGACATTGAGTCAAGGGAATGGGAAGGAACATTGAAGCCTTCCAAAGAGATTCCGATGCATGCCGAAATTTACAAGCATCGCCCGGATGCACAAGCCATTCTCCATGCCTCCCCCTTCTGGTCAACCATGATGTCTTGTACGAATATTTCTTACAAGTCTGAGCTCTTCGTAGAGAGCATGTATTATTTGGAGCGCGTTGCCTACGTGGATTATTTTCATCCGGGTTCGCATGAGCTGGGAGCGGCTGTCGGGAAAAAAAGCGAGGATGCCAATATTATCATTTTGAAAAATCACGGCGTAATCGTTTTCGACTCGAGCATTAAGGAAGCCAGAATGGCGCTGGAAACACTGGAAATGGTTAGCCGCATGATTATTACGGCGCAAATAGGCGGTATTTCTCTACAAGCATTGTCTTCCGAAGTTTCGGCGGATTTCTTAAATAACGCAGGATATAAACCGCGTAGAACGTATTAA
- a CDS encoding four-carbon acid sugar kinase family protein, producing MTDSSLLMAYYADDFTGSTDALEVLEGQGMRTVLFIQPPTKERMDAFPGVHCVGVAGTARTMSPSVMEEELAPLLLQLKQLRPKMLHYKMCSTADSSPEIGSIGKVIELGKELYRDQGAIPVLVAAPQLKRYTVYGNHYAGYRDQIYRLDRHPSMSTHPVTPMMEADLLRHFSEQMKGTISLYSVTELELPADERQARWASSLQREKHAILFDAINEEHTRAIGQLLGSAGEQQPMFAVGSSGLSLSLASYWKEKYALESRVEQRLEAKQTLVLSGSCSPITNMQIHEAVENGFRKLKVDVLELLDEKKSEAVCERLLHEVKKLWREGSSLILYTADGPEDESIMLLHEELKRRGERVSSTGQLIGGTLGEIGKRLVEGLGIERLVLAGGDTSGFAALSMGIDALELVQRTAPGAPLCRGYSRDRAVDRIEIALKGGQLGQPDYFMRVASGGK from the coding sequence ATGACAGACAGCTCTTTATTAATGGCTTATTATGCCGACGATTTTACCGGCTCCACGGATGCGCTTGAGGTGCTGGAGGGGCAGGGCATGAGGACGGTGTTGTTCATTCAGCCTCCTACAAAGGAAAGAATGGATGCCTTTCCGGGCGTTCATTGCGTAGGAGTAGCGGGTACGGCGCGGACGATGAGCCCAAGCGTGATGGAAGAAGAGCTTGCCCCTTTGCTGCTGCAATTAAAGCAGCTGCGCCCGAAAATGCTGCATTACAAAATGTGCTCGACCGCCGATTCTTCCCCTGAGATCGGCAGTATCGGAAAGGTAATTGAGCTCGGGAAAGAACTGTACCGCGATCAGGGGGCAATTCCCGTGCTTGTGGCTGCTCCGCAATTAAAGCGGTATACGGTGTACGGAAATCATTATGCCGGATATCGGGATCAAATTTATCGGCTGGATCGGCATCCTTCCATGTCTACGCACCCTGTCACTCCTATGATGGAGGCCGATTTGCTGCGCCATTTCTCAGAGCAAATGAAGGGGACAATTTCCCTATATTCCGTGACGGAGCTTGAGCTTCCCGCGGATGAGCGGCAAGCACGGTGGGCAAGCTCGCTTCAAAGAGAGAAGCATGCCATCCTGTTCGATGCGATAAACGAGGAGCATACGCGTGCGATTGGCCAGCTCCTCGGCAGTGCCGGAGAACAGCAGCCTATGTTTGCAGTCGGTTCTTCAGGCCTGTCGCTTTCCCTTGCTTCCTATTGGAAGGAAAAATACGCGCTTGAGAGCCGGGTTGAGCAGAGGCTGGAGGCGAAGCAAACGTTGGTGCTGTCCGGCAGCTGTTCTCCGATTACGAATATGCAAATTCATGAGGCTGTTGAAAATGGCTTCCGAAAGCTTAAGGTCGATGTTCTTGAGCTATTGGATGAGAAAAAAAGCGAAGCGGTCTGTGAGCGCTTGCTTCATGAAGTAAAGAAGCTGTGGCGGGAAGGCAGCAGCCTGATCCTATATACCGCAGACGGACCGGAGGACGAGAGCATTATGCTGCTGCATGAGGAGCTGAAGCGGCGCGGCGAAAGGGTTTCAAGCACGGGCCAGCTCATCGGGGGTACTCTGGGCGAAATCGGAAAACGGCTGGTTGAAGGGCTTGGCATCGAACGCCTTGTATTGGCGGGAGGGGACACGTCGGGTTTTGCAGCATTATCTATGGGGATAGATGCACTTGAGCTGGTACAGCGAACGGCACCGGGCGCGCCGCTATGCCGAGGATACTCTCGGGATCGGGCGGTGGATCGGATAGAGATTGCGCTGAAGGGCGGACAGCTTGGACAGCCGGACTATTTCATGAGAGTGGCTTCCGGCGGAAAGTGA
- a CDS encoding TIM barrel protein, producing MFTPKVEDHLELGIVLNAMFPDAARVDEGLLQAVDYVLHDSYFQRVELSGIGSHQLQTILKNRLDVCRVKNSYLAQPVIFREQLDLGSADRSVRLHAIERMLSCLSEAEAVGADMLELISGPNHEGSKCEAMERFAESILILSEHAQARDIKLLVEMFDFDVDKKRLIGSVENTVQLFQQFISSASQVKLLLDLSHIPMVRADIAAAVQELGPWIGHVHVGNTVMKSDDRRYGDSHPYFGYPAGENDVEQLVSFFHALLKTGYIHHAHSSAISFELICAAVDRPADLIANAKRTLQLAWRKFLREMGE from the coding sequence ATGTTTACGCCAAAAGTGGAAGATCATTTAGAGCTGGGTATCGTGCTTAACGCCATGTTCCCAGATGCTGCCCGGGTAGATGAGGGCTTGCTGCAAGCTGTCGATTATGTCTTGCATGATTCCTATTTTCAGAGGGTTGAGCTCTCTGGCATTGGCAGTCATCAACTGCAAACGATTTTGAAAAATCGGCTGGACGTTTGCCGCGTGAAAAACAGCTACTTGGCGCAGCCCGTTATATTTCGCGAGCAGCTGGATTTGGGAAGCGCGGACCGATCGGTGCGGTTGCATGCCATTGAACGAATGCTTAGCTGCTTGTCGGAAGCGGAGGCTGTCGGTGCCGATATGCTTGAGCTCATCAGCGGGCCGAACCATGAAGGAAGCAAGTGCGAGGCAATGGAGCGATTTGCGGAATCCATTCTTATTCTCAGCGAGCACGCGCAAGCACGCGACATCAAGCTGCTCGTGGAAATGTTCGACTTCGATGTGGACAAAAAACGATTGATTGGCTCTGTAGAGAATACCGTACAGTTATTTCAGCAGTTCATCAGTTCTGCGAGCCAAGTGAAGCTGCTGCTCGATTTAAGCCATATCCCTATGGTTCGGGCTGATATTGCTGCTGCTGTTCAAGAGCTAGGTCCATGGATCGGACATGTCCACGTTGGAAATACGGTCATGAAATCGGATGATAGGCGATATGGCGATTCTCATCCTTATTTCGGATATCCTGCTGGCGAAAACGATGTCGAACAGCTAGTGTCTTTTTTCCATGCGCTATTGAAGACAGGATATATTCACCATGCACATTCTTCTGCAATAAGCTTCGAATTGATTTGTGCAGCGGTGGATAGGCCCGCAGATCTTATTGCGAACGCCAAACGAACGCTGCAGCTTGCATGGCGTAAATTTCTCCGTGAAATGGGGGAGTAG
- a CDS encoding isocitrate/isopropylmalate dehydrogenase family protein, translating to MKVYKIAVLPGDGIGTEITNEALKVLETVQSHLNDVRFEAESFDAGAERYLRTGITMPEDTFNHCKEADAILMGAIGLPEARHPDGREVNGDVIFRLRFDLDLYAGVRPVKLYDGIVSPLRDVSKGIDYVIVRENIEGLYASRTGGCNVRGEVATDTIIMTKTGIEKISRYAFRLAEKRNGRISDGASMVTCVDKANVLSSYAYFRKVFDSVGEQFLNLKRDYVYVDAMTLFQVMNPQMFDVVVAENMFADIISDLSSATVGGLGMAPSGDIGDQHALFQPAHGTAPSIAGKNIANPYAMILSLSMMLNWLGDKHGDQTLIAAGDGIEQAVKHILANGGAKTADIGGKSSTSEVGSAVVEALQNSADVWAR from the coding sequence GTGAAGGTTTATAAAATAGCCGTATTGCCTGGCGATGGCATCGGAACGGAAATTACGAACGAAGCTTTAAAAGTATTAGAAACCGTCCAATCGCATCTGAACGATGTGAGATTTGAAGCGGAATCATTTGACGCGGGTGCCGAGCGATATTTGCGAACAGGAATCACGATGCCGGAGGACACGTTTAATCATTGCAAGGAAGCGGATGCGATTCTTATGGGCGCCATCGGCCTGCCTGAAGCGCGCCATCCCGATGGCCGGGAAGTGAACGGCGATGTTATTTTCCGCTTGCGATTTGACTTGGATTTATACGCCGGCGTTAGACCGGTCAAGCTCTATGACGGGATCGTCAGCCCTCTTCGGGATGTTAGCAAAGGCATCGATTATGTCATCGTAAGGGAAAATATTGAAGGCCTCTATGCTTCGCGCACGGGCGGCTGCAATGTGCGAGGCGAGGTCGCGACGGACACCATTATTATGACCAAGACGGGCATTGAGAAAATATCCCGTTATGCCTTCCGCTTGGCTGAGAAAAGGAACGGGCGTATTTCGGACGGAGCGTCGATGGTGACATGCGTGGATAAAGCGAATGTACTGAGCTCCTATGCTTATTTCCGTAAAGTGTTTGATAGTGTCGGAGAGCAATTTTTGAATCTGAAAAGGGATTATGTATATGTCGATGCGATGACCTTGTTTCAAGTCATGAACCCGCAGATGTTTGATGTGGTCGTGGCAGAGAACATGTTTGCCGACATTATTTCCGACCTTTCTTCTGCTACCGTTGGAGGGCTTGGAATGGCGCCTTCAGGCGATATCGGCGATCAGCACGCCTTGTTCCAGCCGGCACACGGTACGGCGCCGTCCATTGCGGGTAAAAATATCGCTAACCCTTATGCGATGATTTTGTCCCTCTCGATGATGCTCAATTGGCTTGGAGACAAGCATGGAGATCAAACGCTGATTGCTGCGGGCGATGGAATTGAGCAGGCAGTCAAACACATTTTAGCGAACGGCGGAGCCAAAACAGCGGATATTGGCGGAAAAAGCAGCACATCCGAGGTTGGCAGTGCGGTTGTTGAAGCTTTGCAAAACTCGGCGGATGTATGGGCTCGATAA
- a CDS encoding amidohydrolase family protein: MLPIIDTHVHLGTSKFSGVTTTETELLESMERNGVAASLVMPQPTLANIQDIHAQIADLASRHPGKFYGIASLDPWMEEEPYVLQLEQCVKEWGFVAAKLHPMGHNISPLSDRCTKIYETAKRLNIPVIVHTGLGTPFSLPALLIEPARRFPEVTFVLAHAGFAIYTDEAIVAAKTCENIILEPSWCQTYTVQKMVSAIGHQRLIMGSDHVTNLPVEIMKYRSIGLSEEQLDDIFHHNAKRIFNLNYEGVTISEGL; the protein is encoded by the coding sequence ATGCTACCAATCATTGATACACATGTTCATCTTGGCACTTCTAAATTTTCCGGAGTTACGACGACCGAAACAGAGCTTCTGGAATCGATGGAGCGTAACGGCGTGGCGGCAAGCTTGGTCATGCCTCAGCCGACTCTCGCAAATATTCAGGATATTCATGCGCAAATTGCAGATTTGGCAAGCCGGCATCCGGGAAAATTTTATGGCATTGCGAGTTTGGACCCTTGGATGGAGGAAGAGCCATATGTTCTGCAATTAGAGCAGTGCGTTAAGGAGTGGGGGTTCGTAGCTGCCAAGCTTCATCCGATGGGACATAATATCTCTCCGCTATCGGACCGCTGCACGAAAATATATGAAACGGCGAAAAGGCTGAACATCCCCGTAATCGTGCACACAGGCTTGGGCACGCCGTTTTCCTTGCCCGCTTTATTAATCGAGCCCGCTCGGAGATTTCCGGAGGTCACCTTTGTCCTGGCTCATGCCGGCTTTGCAATCTATACCGATGAGGCCATTGTAGCGGCTAAAACCTGCGAAAATATCATTCTGGAGCCGTCATGGTGCCAGACTTACACGGTGCAGAAGATGGTAAGCGCGATCGGGCATCAGCGATTGATTATGGGATCAGACCATGTCACCAACTTGCCTGTGGAAATTATGAAATATCGTTCTATCGGGCTTTCAGAGGAGCAGCTTGACGATATTTTTCATCATAATGCGAAGCGTATTTTTAACTTAAATTATGAAGGAGTGACGATAAGTGAAGGTTTATAA